A window from Balaenoptera musculus isolate JJ_BM4_2016_0621 chromosome 8, mBalMus1.pri.v3, whole genome shotgun sequence encodes these proteins:
- the CCDC179 gene encoding coiled-coil domain-containing protein 179 translates to MCLCCREDDAVQVNAEGSKWHHPSDVTERQSTDKRIERMQNLRKQKRKFSKRFSRPAPVPEPGLLWT, encoded by the exons ATGTGCCTGTGCTGTAGGGAGGACGACGCTGTCCAAGTCAACGCC GAAGGCTCAAAATGGCATCATCCTTCAGACGTCACTGAAAGGCAg TCCACAGATAAACGTATAGAGCGTATGCAAAACctaaggaaacagaagaggaaatttagtAAACGGTTTTCAAGGCCTGCCCCTGTTCCAGAACCAGGACTCCTA